The following proteins come from a genomic window of Pelagicoccus albus:
- a CDS encoding DUF4013 domain-containing protein, with protein MPTIEQVSKRVFSDNNWLKKCAIGGVLSLIPIVNILALGYLYQIFLQGRTSRNIVLPEWDDFKTLFVDGLRFLIVGIIFAALPIALVTLFAELAFDGMIARIPLIPVLFLAGPVLSAALYLYSVKNDISDCFNVEALGIMLRKTAINYTVPTLAYLGLCMLGLVLLPFPFFFGGVFYFYVMGFTFQDLERRVRR; from the coding sequence ATGCCCACAATCGAGCAAGTATCTAAACGAGTCTTTTCAGACAATAATTGGCTTAAGAAGTGCGCCATCGGCGGAGTTCTAAGCTTGATCCCGATAGTGAACATCCTCGCCCTCGGTTATCTCTACCAGATCTTTCTGCAAGGTCGCACTTCTAGGAACATCGTATTGCCCGAGTGGGACGACTTCAAAACCCTGTTCGTAGACGGTCTCCGCTTTTTAATTGTGGGCATCATATTCGCCGCGCTTCCGATTGCCTTGGTGACGCTATTTGCCGAACTGGCCTTTGATGGGATGATTGCTCGTATACCCTTGATTCCTGTCCTCTTCTTGGCGGGGCCGGTATTGAGCGCTGCTCTCTATTTGTATTCAGTTAAAAATGATATCTCCGATTGCTTCAATGTGGAGGCGCTTGGAATCATGCTCAGGAAGACCGCTATCAATTACACGGTACCGACTTTGGCCTATCTCGGTTTGTGTATGCTTGGGCTGGTATTGCTCCCGTTTCCATTTTTCTTCGGAGGCGTCTTCTACTTCTACGTAATGGGATTCACATTTCAGGATCTCGAAAGACGAGTCCGTCGCTAG
- a CDS encoding MotA/TolQ/ExbB proton channel family protein — protein MFLEYFVNLRDFFDKGGVVLFAIFGVLTLMWILILERLFFFLFRLKDVHAATLRDWQSRGDKSSWKAHKIREAMVVTMRLLANKRITLIKTLVAVCPLLGILGTVTGMILVFDVITITGTGNARGMAAGITKATLPTMAGLVASLSGLLCAVRLERAAERAEEKLMDELQISTD, from the coding sequence ATGTTCTTAGAATATTTCGTCAACCTTCGCGATTTCTTCGACAAGGGCGGCGTAGTGCTTTTCGCCATCTTCGGGGTACTCACGCTCATGTGGATCCTGATTTTGGAGCGTCTTTTCTTTTTCCTTTTTCGGTTAAAGGACGTGCACGCCGCCACCCTGCGCGACTGGCAGTCCAGAGGGGATAAGTCCTCTTGGAAGGCCCACAAGATCCGCGAAGCAATGGTGGTCACTATGAGACTGCTAGCTAACAAGAGGATCACCTTGATCAAGACGCTCGTGGCCGTTTGTCCCCTACTCGGTATCCTCGGCACCGTAACCGGTATGATCCTCGTCTTTGACGTAATCACCATCACCGGGACCGGAAACGCACGTGGAATGGCGGCAGGGATAACGAAGGCGACTCTGCCCACCATGGCAGGTCTCGTAGCGTCTCTATCTGGTCTACTCTGTGCCGTGCGCTTGGAAAGAGCCGCGGAACGAGCAGAGGAAAAGCTCATGGACGAGCTGCAAATCTCAACCGACTAG
- a CDS encoding polyprenyl synthetase family protein → MEFKEKLRAYQTEIESAIEEYLPTAQTRPSHIHEAMLYSLRAGGKRLRPILVLAARELFGGEAIAMPAAISVESLHTYSLIHDDLPSIDDGDLRRGKPTCHKQFDEATAVLAGDALLTYAFQLLAKHYGDSPEICTKLVAELSDTAGSERLIGGQMEDILGEGAPLSEDTLNFIHLNKTSALIECCLVMGGIVGQADAGQIESLRAYGREIGIAFQIIDDILDATSDEATLGKNTGSDAEMEKTTYVKLHGLEKSRQLAAQRTGRAIELCSELPGDTSFLEGLASYLENRLN, encoded by the coding sequence ATGGAGTTCAAAGAGAAATTACGAGCCTACCAGACGGAAATCGAATCCGCCATCGAGGAATACCTCCCGACAGCTCAAACACGTCCCAGCCACATTCACGAAGCCATGCTATACAGCCTCCGGGCCGGCGGCAAACGCTTGCGCCCCATTTTGGTTCTAGCGGCAAGGGAGCTGTTCGGCGGTGAAGCTATCGCTATGCCGGCAGCAATTTCTGTGGAAAGCCTCCATACCTACTCTTTGATCCATGACGACCTCCCCTCTATCGACGACGGAGATTTGCGACGCGGCAAACCAACTTGCCATAAGCAATTCGATGAAGCGACAGCTGTTTTAGCAGGAGACGCCCTCCTCACCTACGCATTTCAATTGCTGGCTAAGCATTACGGCGATTCGCCCGAAATCTGCACCAAGCTAGTCGCCGAGCTTTCGGACACGGCAGGCAGTGAGCGTTTAATCGGTGGACAGATGGAGGACATCCTCGGCGAGGGAGCACCGCTTTCGGAAGACACCTTAAACTTCATCCATTTGAACAAGACTTCTGCTTTGATCGAGTGCTGTTTGGTAATGGGCGGGATCGTGGGTCAAGCAGACGCTGGCCAAATAGAATCCTTGCGAGCCTACGGCCGCGAGATCGGCATCGCCTTCCAGATTATCGACGACATTCTCGACGCTACCAGCGACGAAGCGACATTGGGCAAAAATACCGGCTCCGACGCGGAGATGGAAAAGACGACCTATGTGAAACTTCACGGCTTGGAAAAATCGAGACAACTCGCCGCCCAGAGGACTGGGAGAGCCATCGAGCTCTGCTCAGAGCTTCCCGGCGACACCTCCTTTCTAGAAGGCTTGGCAAGCTATCTGGAAAATCGACTCAACTAA
- a CDS encoding TonB-dependent receptor plug domain-containing protein, whose amino-acid sequence MKYTKVLRRSALPKNALLGSFALAMIGSPLYSQEMEEDTTDEEVKTYTVTGSRIRRIDLETPSPVLVISRDELDATGFATVGDALRALPIVNGQSLNSADAGTSFTPGVSSLNLRGLGNNNTLALINGRRAALYPSPGFNGFQSVFDYNSVPVSAIESIQIQKDGASAIYGSDAVAGVVNIELRKDFEGMQTQISFGDTWDTGSFEEKFFAIAGTGNEKTSIVYTVDFTKRNALFARDLDYTDSADATDLGSYDWSSSAPPSANVRGLDPALFPQFPSGWATTNGVMLDYQDGVSIDDFVAGNVYYNFQEEQSLFPEQRSLGFYSYLTHEISDTVQAFAEVSYRHLEMNVLAAPTPAFFFNENGDSDAGTLVMPVENPYNPFGVELDALRWRMVESGPRENDLVIQYPRFVGGLQGEIGFDWTWETSVAYSKSSLTNYNRNSVVDDLLQDALNGIEIDGETLYANPFGTNDPRVIDYFTVENPNDDSYEALILGANASGVITDMPAGPLGVAFGVEYREDNLESVGTILNETSQIVGGSAGTNTFGYRDVTSAYAELSVPVLENLELQLAARYEDYSDFGDTTKPKAAFKFRPTDWLLFRASYGQSFRAPDLSYLYAQQSTSFSSSQLIDPKNPDVPAQQIRSITGGNPDLGPEETDVTYAGIIISPSETPFLKDFQFSFEFFEFDQSGLIDSLSASEALTLEDTIPGLVVRAAPAAGQTYGQILYVNSNFQNIDSAKMSGYDIGIKWLKETDNLGDFRVSVDATMNDSYTYDGYELIGTDNYPEWRGTARFAWNKNDWAASLYVLYIDEYPSIYADYGVPGTESQWLFNPQVSYSGLYDTKVTFGVRNVFNSEPPRDKDESMTVNTSVNSIEPAFWYLRLTKDF is encoded by the coding sequence ATGAAGTACACAAAAGTACTCCGACGTAGCGCCCTACCTAAAAACGCGCTGCTCGGATCCTTCGCACTCGCTATGATTGGATCCCCTCTCTACTCGCAAGAGATGGAAGAGGATACAACGGATGAAGAGGTAAAAACCTACACCGTTACCGGATCGCGTATCCGACGTATCGATTTGGAAACGCCTTCTCCAGTATTGGTAATCAGCCGTGACGAGTTGGATGCGACCGGATTCGCTACTGTTGGCGACGCATTGCGCGCCCTCCCTATCGTGAATGGCCAAAGCCTTAACTCTGCAGACGCCGGTACTTCATTTACCCCAGGCGTAAGCAGCTTGAACCTCCGCGGTTTGGGTAACAACAACACGCTCGCCCTTATCAACGGTCGTCGTGCTGCCCTATACCCATCTCCAGGCTTCAACGGATTCCAGTCCGTATTCGACTACAATAGCGTTCCAGTATCCGCTATCGAGTCTATCCAGATCCAGAAGGACGGTGCTTCCGCTATCTACGGTTCCGACGCGGTCGCTGGTGTTGTAAACATCGAGCTCCGCAAGGACTTCGAAGGCATGCAGACCCAAATCTCCTTCGGAGACACCTGGGACACAGGATCCTTCGAAGAAAAGTTCTTCGCTATCGCGGGCACTGGAAACGAGAAAACTTCTATTGTATACACGGTCGACTTCACCAAGCGCAACGCGCTCTTCGCTCGCGACCTCGACTACACCGATAGCGCCGATGCTACTGACCTCGGCAGCTACGACTGGAGCAGCTCGGCTCCTCCATCCGCAAACGTTCGTGGTTTGGACCCAGCGCTATTCCCACAATTCCCATCTGGTTGGGCAACCACCAATGGCGTAATGCTCGACTACCAAGACGGTGTATCAATCGACGACTTCGTAGCTGGTAACGTTTACTACAACTTCCAGGAAGAACAATCTCTCTTCCCAGAGCAACGTTCGCTCGGTTTCTACAGCTACCTCACTCACGAAATCTCCGACACGGTACAGGCCTTCGCCGAAGTATCCTACCGTCACTTGGAGATGAACGTATTGGCAGCTCCGACTCCAGCATTCTTCTTCAACGAGAATGGTGACAGCGACGCCGGCACGCTCGTCATGCCGGTGGAAAATCCATACAACCCATTCGGAGTCGAGCTGGATGCCCTTCGCTGGCGTATGGTTGAATCTGGCCCTCGTGAAAACGATCTCGTAATCCAATACCCACGTTTCGTTGGTGGATTGCAGGGTGAGATCGGCTTCGACTGGACTTGGGAAACTTCGGTTGCCTACTCGAAGTCCTCGCTCACCAACTACAACCGTAACTCTGTTGTAGACGACCTATTGCAGGACGCTTTGAACGGGATCGAAATCGATGGCGAAACGCTCTATGCGAACCCATTCGGAACCAACGATCCTCGCGTGATCGACTACTTCACAGTAGAGAATCCCAATGACGATTCCTACGAAGCTCTCATCCTCGGCGCAAACGCTTCTGGCGTAATCACTGACATGCCTGCTGGTCCACTCGGCGTTGCATTCGGTGTAGAATACCGCGAAGACAACCTCGAGTCTGTCGGAACAATCCTGAACGAGACGTCTCAGATCGTTGGCGGTTCTGCTGGAACAAACACCTTCGGCTACCGCGACGTTACCTCCGCTTACGCAGAGCTCTCTGTCCCAGTACTCGAAAACCTCGAGCTCCAGCTCGCTGCCCGTTACGAAGACTACAGTGACTTCGGTGACACCACCAAGCCTAAGGCTGCGTTCAAGTTCCGTCCAACTGACTGGTTGCTCTTCCGCGCATCCTATGGTCAGTCTTTCCGCGCTCCGGACTTGTCGTACCTCTACGCTCAACAGTCCACTAGCTTCTCTTCTTCGCAATTGATCGACCCGAAGAACCCAGACGTACCTGCCCAGCAGATCCGCTCTATCACTGGAGGTAACCCTGACTTGGGACCTGAAGAAACCGACGTGACCTACGCTGGTATCATCATCTCCCCATCGGAAACTCCGTTCCTGAAGGACTTCCAGTTCTCCTTCGAGTTCTTCGAATTCGACCAATCCGGATTGATCGACAGCCTCTCAGCTTCTGAAGCGCTCACACTTGAAGACACTATCCCAGGTCTCGTTGTTCGTGCCGCTCCTGCAGCCGGCCAAACTTACGGCCAGATCCTGTACGTTAACTCCAACTTCCAGAACATCGACTCTGCGAAGATGAGCGGTTACGACATTGGCATCAAGTGGCTCAAGGAAACTGACAACCTCGGTGACTTCCGCGTATCGGTTGACGCAACCATGAACGATTCGTACACCTACGACGGTTACGAGCTCATCGGTACCGACAACTACCCAGAATGGCGCGGCACTGCTCGCTTCGCTTGGAACAAAAACGATTGGGCAGCGTCCTTGTACGTTCTCTACATCGACGAGTATCCATCGATCTACGCTGACTACGGCGTACCAGGAACAGAATCCCAGTGGCTCTTCAATCCACAGGTTTCCTACTCTGGACTATACGACACGAAGGTTACCTTCGGTGTACGTAACGTATTCAACAGCGAGCCACCACGCGATAAGGACGAGTCTATGACTGTTAATACTTCCGTTAACAGCATCGAGCCAGCTTTCTGGTACCTCCGTCTGACCAAGGATTTCTAA
- a CDS encoding DUF3450 domain-containing protein, whose protein sequence is MTIKPSILTSLIHPKRAVALVVISIAPYSIFAQEEAAPASPPNPEAISEAVDTVVDRENQAISTQEQINSISDQTQSLESEYKIVLRELEVVNKYNDQMRAIIGSQEEEISTIEADLAKLQDTQREIVPLLLRMIEALDQFVDADTPFLIEERKGRVEDLKAMMDRGDISIAEKYRKVFDAYQQENNLARNIEATTGNVNYKGESRTVEFLRVGRVAFYFKSLDDKLITRWDTKSNDWVVVEDDSERLNILRAFKIARKEIPVDLLVLPVTKP, encoded by the coding sequence ATGACCATCAAACCCTCGATTTTAACCTCATTAATCCACCCCAAGCGCGCTGTCGCCCTCGTGGTTATCAGCATAGCGCCCTATTCAATTTTCGCCCAAGAAGAGGCTGCTCCTGCTTCCCCTCCCAATCCGGAGGCCATATCCGAAGCAGTAGACACGGTAGTTGATCGCGAAAACCAAGCCATCTCTACTCAAGAGCAAATAAACAGCATTTCGGACCAGACCCAGTCACTCGAATCCGAATACAAAATCGTACTTCGCGAGCTCGAGGTCGTGAACAAGTACAACGATCAAATGAGAGCCATCATCGGCTCTCAAGAAGAGGAAATCTCCACCATCGAGGCCGACTTGGCCAAGTTGCAGGACACGCAACGCGAGATCGTTCCCCTGCTCCTTCGCATGATCGAAGCGCTCGATCAATTTGTAGACGCAGACACCCCGTTCCTCATCGAGGAGAGAAAAGGTCGCGTCGAAGATCTCAAAGCAATGATGGATCGCGGCGACATCTCCATCGCTGAAAAGTACCGTAAGGTTTTCGATGCCTACCAGCAGGAAAACAACCTCGCTCGCAACATCGAGGCGACCACCGGCAACGTTAATTATAAGGGAGAAAGCCGCACCGTAGAATTCCTACGTGTAGGCCGAGTCGCATTCTATTTCAAATCGCTCGACGACAAGCTCATCACCCGCTGGGACACCAAATCGAATGATTGGGTCGTGGTGGAAGACGATTCGGAAAGACTGAATATCCTTCGCGCCTTCAAGATCGCACGAAAAGAAATACCGGTCGACCTGCTCGTACTCCCAGTCACCAAGCCATAA
- the murJ gene encoding murein biosynthesis integral membrane protein MurJ, with amino-acid sequence MARLVKSIGLVSSFTMISRVFGLLRDMMTSSMLGASIWNSAFLTAFTLPNLFRRLLGEGALTAALMPNLSEELEQGGRSAVHDLVNKTLSWLILICLGITLMVIGGFEVVKRSSVSEDWIIAARLGQVVFPYVLLICVAAILSAALNLFSRFGIPALTAVWLNASIIVALGIAGWHLGADLEEKTYWLCAGAMVGGLLQMVVPAIALSREGWRPRFDFSVSERVKEVALLTVPGIIGGAVFQVNILVSRVLAYTVNDSAASLLYYANRLVELPVGVFAIAISTVIFPSLTAAIAGARGTEFSGIYKKGVLVCLLLAVPSAVGLCVLAPEIIALLFERGEFVETDTLATVPLVIIFAIGMPFYSFIAIETRAFYALKDTRTPMRAAMVAFVINLVLSLSLMGKFGAVGLAIATNAAAVTQTLFLHVALGRKNLNTSLGGIFPNLFKVIVSAALMGIVVFLSVEWLESWNGSGTFALAMKVTFPIAVGVGVYFLALQLMGLKLKRALS; translated from the coding sequence ATGGCAAGGCTGGTTAAGAGCATAGGTCTGGTTTCGTCTTTCACCATGATCTCTCGGGTCTTTGGACTGCTGCGAGATATGATGACGAGTTCGATGTTGGGAGCGTCAATTTGGAACTCCGCTTTTCTCACCGCTTTCACTCTGCCGAACCTCTTCCGGCGGCTATTAGGAGAGGGAGCTTTGACGGCTGCTCTAATGCCTAACCTAAGTGAAGAGCTAGAACAGGGTGGGCGATCGGCGGTGCATGACCTCGTGAACAAGACCTTGAGCTGGCTGATTCTCATTTGCCTTGGCATCACCCTGATGGTGATTGGAGGATTCGAAGTTGTTAAGAGGTCAAGTGTATCCGAAGATTGGATTATTGCTGCACGATTGGGTCAGGTTGTTTTTCCCTATGTTCTCTTAATTTGTGTAGCGGCAATCCTTTCGGCCGCCCTGAATTTGTTTTCCAGATTTGGAATTCCGGCCCTTACCGCGGTCTGGCTAAACGCGAGTATCATCGTAGCTCTTGGGATCGCGGGATGGCATCTAGGAGCCGATTTGGAGGAGAAAACCTACTGGCTCTGCGCGGGTGCTATGGTAGGTGGCCTTCTGCAGATGGTCGTTCCGGCGATCGCCTTGTCACGCGAGGGCTGGCGACCACGATTTGATTTTTCTGTATCCGAAAGGGTTAAGGAAGTGGCTTTGCTTACTGTACCCGGGATTATAGGTGGCGCGGTTTTTCAAGTAAACATACTGGTTAGTCGTGTGCTTGCCTACACGGTGAATGATTCGGCTGCCTCGCTGCTGTACTATGCCAACCGTTTGGTTGAGTTGCCCGTCGGTGTGTTTGCGATCGCGATTTCCACGGTCATTTTTCCGAGCCTGACAGCTGCGATCGCAGGGGCGCGTGGAACGGAGTTTAGTGGGATCTACAAGAAGGGAGTGCTGGTTTGCCTGTTACTTGCTGTGCCTTCTGCAGTGGGGCTTTGCGTGTTGGCCCCGGAAATAATCGCTTTGCTTTTCGAGCGGGGTGAGTTCGTTGAGACAGACACGCTGGCGACCGTACCGCTAGTTATCATTTTCGCGATTGGAATGCCGTTTTACTCCTTCATCGCTATCGAGACGCGAGCCTTTTATGCGCTCAAAGACACTCGCACACCGATGCGAGCTGCTATGGTGGCTTTTGTAATTAACCTAGTCTTGAGTCTAAGCTTGATGGGGAAGTTTGGAGCGGTCGGCTTAGCGATCGCAACCAACGCTGCCGCGGTAACTCAGACGTTGTTTCTCCATGTCGCTCTGGGTCGGAAGAATTTGAATACGAGTTTGGGCGGTATTTTTCCGAACCTCTTTAAGGTGATTGTTTCCGCTGCATTGATGGGAATAGTGGTTTTTCTGTCCGTTGAATGGCTAGAGAGTTGGAATGGGAGTGGCACCTTCGCCTTGGCTATGAAAGTAACCTTTCCAATTGCCGTGGGAGTGGGGGTATACTTTTTGGCTTTGCAGTTGATGGGGCTGAAGCTCAAGCGAGCCTTGAGCTAA
- a CDS encoding aminotransferase class I/II-fold pyridoxal phosphate-dependent enzyme, which produces MIRNFFKTNSRNPISERCEKDSFTKLRQKYDLYYKIAEGQSGTRVTIDGKEMVMLASNEYLGLSMHPKVIEAGRDALQKWGSGTMGARSANGGRWFHRELEEELADFLGKESCHVFAAGYLACMASITGFAQRGDIILADKNLHSSLWEGIRLSMADVERFGHNNAEHLSSILKQLDPNTPKLISIEGIYSMEGHIGDLPAITKVAAEHNCFVSMDDAHGIGVLGDQGRGTANHFGLTDQIDIIAGSLSKSFASTGGFIAGGKAEIEYMRTHCKQSIFSAALSPSQAACARAALKIMQQEPEWQSRLWDNTERFKKLLEELGLDTWGSATPAVPIVLGTRERAYFFWKKLWEKGVFTVMSTAPGVPPGKDLVRTAISARHTDQDFERIEAAIRYAAG; this is translated from the coding sequence ATGATCCGTAACTTTTTCAAAACAAACTCCCGCAACCCAATCTCCGAACGTTGCGAAAAGGATAGCTTCACTAAGCTTCGTCAAAAATATGACCTCTACTATAAAATAGCGGAGGGACAGAGCGGGACTCGGGTCACCATCGACGGAAAAGAGATGGTCATGCTCGCCAGCAACGAATACCTCGGCCTTTCCATGCACCCCAAGGTGATCGAAGCGGGACGAGACGCATTGCAGAAATGGGGCAGCGGCACCATGGGAGCTCGATCTGCAAACGGTGGCAGGTGGTTTCACAGGGAACTAGAAGAAGAACTCGCCGACTTCCTAGGTAAAGAATCGTGCCACGTCTTTGCGGCGGGCTACTTAGCCTGCATGGCCTCGATCACCGGTTTCGCCCAACGCGGGGACATCATCCTGGCAGACAAGAACCTGCATTCCAGCCTCTGGGAGGGCATACGCCTCTCCATGGCCGACGTGGAACGCTTTGGACACAACAATGCGGAACACCTATCTTCCATCCTCAAACAACTCGACCCGAACACACCGAAACTGATCTCCATAGAGGGCATCTATTCCATGGAAGGTCACATAGGAGACCTGCCCGCCATCACCAAGGTCGCGGCCGAACATAACTGCTTTGTCTCCATGGACGACGCTCACGGAATCGGGGTACTCGGTGATCAAGGACGCGGCACCGCAAACCACTTCGGCTTAACTGACCAGATCGACATTATCGCCGGCAGCTTGTCCAAGTCATTCGCCAGCACAGGTGGATTCATCGCGGGCGGCAAAGCAGAGATCGAGTACATGCGCACCCACTGCAAACAGTCGATCTTCAGTGCCGCCTTGAGCCCATCGCAGGCTGCCTGCGCACGAGCAGCGCTCAAAATAATGCAGCAAGAACCGGAATGGCAAAGCCGCCTCTGGGACAACACCGAGAGGTTCAAAAAGCTGCTGGAAGAACTGGGACTGGATACCTGGGGAAGTGCAACGCCTGCTGTGCCAATCGTGTTGGGAACGAGAGAAAGAGCATACTTTTTCTGGAAAAAACTCTGGGAGAAAGGCGTTTTCACAGTCATGTCCACGGCGCCAGGGGTACCTCCGGGTAAAGATCTCGTTCGCACCGCGATATCGGCTCGCCATACAGATCAAGACTTTGAGCGAATTGAAGCCGCCATACGCTACGCGGCGGGCTGA
- a CDS encoding MotA/TolQ/ExbB proton channel family protein: MKKIPSLIGIATLIAAACPLFAQSSATTNLDALLERVEQNKILESKENEQRIQRFLSQQAQQKELLAQAKAELAAAKDLSIQLKNSYDENELTLADLETQRENEMGDLGEIFGNVRQLAGQFKNIVSSSLTSSQFPGRAQFFADLGESKALPTIEELNKLWFQILQETVESGKVARYQAKVVNTDGIESTQEVVRVGTFNALNSKGFLDYVQETGQLAELAEQPKARYTAPSIAFVEGDSQSVVIDPSQGALLQAFANTPDLSDRVNQGGEVGYVIISLLCIGIIISIYRWITLTLVQTKMKAQLKDLSKAGSNPVGRIIKVFQEYDRPDVGVETLELKIDEAILKETPKLESGLSTIKILSAIAPLLGLLGTVVGMIATFQSITLFGTGDPKLMAGGISQALVTTVLGLICAIPLVLIHSFLQGISNRCIAIIEEQSAGLIASFSEKSAK; this comes from the coding sequence ATGAAAAAGATACCGTCACTTATTGGCATTGCTACGCTCATCGCCGCAGCCTGCCCACTCTTTGCGCAAAGCTCAGCCACCACAAACCTCGACGCTTTGCTCGAGCGCGTGGAGCAAAACAAGATCCTTGAATCGAAGGAAAACGAACAGCGTATCCAGCGCTTTCTAAGCCAGCAAGCCCAGCAGAAAGAGCTCTTGGCCCAAGCCAAGGCCGAACTGGCTGCGGCCAAGGACCTCAGCATTCAGCTGAAAAACAGCTACGACGAGAACGAGCTAACTTTGGCCGACCTCGAAACCCAACGTGAAAACGAAATGGGCGACCTCGGCGAAATTTTCGGCAACGTTCGCCAACTCGCCGGGCAGTTTAAGAACATCGTCAGCTCTAGCCTCACTTCTTCCCAGTTCCCGGGGCGTGCTCAGTTCTTCGCTGATCTGGGTGAATCGAAAGCTCTGCCAACCATCGAAGAGCTCAACAAGCTTTGGTTCCAAATCCTGCAAGAAACTGTAGAGTCCGGAAAGGTTGCCCGTTACCAAGCGAAGGTTGTTAACACCGATGGAATAGAGTCGACGCAAGAAGTCGTCAGAGTCGGCACCTTCAACGCTCTGAACTCAAAAGGATTCCTCGACTATGTCCAGGAAACCGGACAGCTCGCCGAGCTGGCGGAACAGCCCAAAGCTCGCTACACAGCCCCTTCCATCGCTTTCGTAGAAGGTGATTCCCAGTCAGTCGTAATCGACCCTTCCCAAGGAGCGCTACTGCAAGCGTTCGCCAACACGCCTGACCTAAGCGACCGAGTCAATCAAGGTGGCGAGGTCGGTTACGTCATCATCTCCCTTCTCTGCATCGGGATAATCATCAGCATCTACCGTTGGATCACATTGACGCTAGTCCAGACCAAGATGAAGGCTCAGCTCAAGGATCTATCCAAGGCGGGCTCCAACCCAGTCGGACGCATCATCAAAGTCTTCCAAGAATACGACCGCCCTGACGTAGGGGTGGAAACCTTGGAGCTAAAGATTGACGAAGCGATCCTCAAGGAAACGCCAAAGCTGGAAAGCGGTCTTTCCACCATCAAGATCCTCTCGGCTATCGCGCCTCTCCTTGGACTTCTCGGTACTGTTGTCGGTATGATCGCGACCTTCCAGTCCATTACTCTTTTCGGTACAGGCGACCCAAAGCTGATGGCAGGTGGTATTTCCCAGGCCTTGGTAACGACTGTATTGGGCCTGATTTGCGCAATCCCATTGGTTCTCATTCACTCGTTCCTACAGGGGATCAGCAACCGGTGTATAGCCATCATCGAAGAGCAGAGCGCAGGTCTGATCGCATCCTTCTCCGAAAAAAGCGCGAAATAA
- a CDS encoding glycosyltransferase family 2 protein, with protein sequence MSTPTVSFVSALHNCLPLTKAMLSSLEKTIDLSNKEVVLIDDCSKDGTSEYLDDLETRPNFTIIRNTENLGFAASNNIAARQAQSDVLVFINNDLEFSANWLDPMLAALTGSPDVGAVGNVQRNFATNLVDHAGIFFDLEGMPTHAHKNRRNPPKGSMIERNAATAACLAIKKETFFSVGGFDEAYRNGMEDVDLCMKLKKNGQKILVALDSVIRHHVSSAPGRHVNNDANSNLFRDRWSDFARPFGQSEWPMEYFRRYARFWWRMNPRLAIKALSMLLMSYFR encoded by the coding sequence GTGAGCACACCCACGGTTAGCTTTGTCTCGGCATTGCACAATTGCCTTCCCCTTACGAAGGCAATGCTATCAAGCCTGGAAAAGACCATCGATCTCTCAAACAAAGAGGTCGTCCTGATCGATGACTGCTCCAAAGACGGAACGTCTGAATACCTAGACGATCTGGAGACTCGTCCCAACTTCACAATCATCCGCAACACCGAAAACCTCGGTTTTGCCGCTTCCAATAATATCGCAGCGAGGCAGGCCCAGAGCGATGTCCTTGTATTTATAAACAACGACCTCGAGTTCTCCGCCAATTGGCTGGACCCGATGTTGGCCGCATTAACCGGAAGCCCTGACGTCGGCGCCGTTGGGAACGTACAGCGTAATTTCGCGACAAACCTCGTGGACCATGCTGGTATCTTTTTTGATCTGGAGGGCATGCCGACTCACGCCCACAAGAACAGACGCAATCCCCCGAAAGGAAGCATGATAGAGAGAAACGCCGCCACTGCGGCCTGTCTGGCGATCAAGAAGGAAACCTTTTTCTCGGTAGGCGGTTTCGATGAAGCGTACCGAAATGGCATGGAGGACGTGGATCTTTGTATGAAGCTGAAAAAAAACGGCCAGAAAATCCTCGTCGCTCTCGACAGCGTCATCCGCCATCACGTGAGCTCCGCACCAGGGCGACACGTCAACAACGATGCCAATTCAAACCTGTTTCGCGACAGATGGAGCGACTTCGCCCGTCCTTTCGGCCAAAGCGAATGGCCAATGGAGTACTTCCGAAGATACGCCCGCTTTTGGTGGAGAATGAATCCTCGGCTTGCCATCAAGGCGCTAAGCATGCTCCTGATGTCCTACTTTCGCTGA